In Xiphophorus maculatus strain JP 163 A chromosome 15, X_maculatus-5.0-male, whole genome shotgun sequence, the following are encoded in one genomic region:
- the nt5e gene encoding 5'-nucleotidase — translation MVEQTASPAADSLQEPQGGSDACWENVERNLDLLHAWKQADKVTFWVRCCLFSGSGSVGSSWAWTFDPTSDSQQHRNVLTDAEKTRAETRTFPRKLVRVWVRMFRVAVRFDRGKRKRRRRKRRRSSSGCKQLRFFSGSVLRSAQMEHTIFLLLLILLLGTAVPSAADWTLVLLHTNDVHARVEETSVHSIKCGREEKCYGGVARRATEIRRIRSEEPNVLLLDAGDQFQGTVWFTLYKGAEAAHFMNRLGYDAMVFGNHEFDNGVDGLMKPFLRDINCSILSANIRPDSTLASTFGAAFQPYKIFEVGGQRVGVVGYTSRETPALSQPGPHLDFLEEVSTLQPIVDKLKTLGVNKIIALGHSGIAVDRLIARKVRGVDVVIGGHTNTFLYTGQPPSLERLEGDYPIMEVSDDGRRVPVVQAYAFGKYLGFLKVTFDDGGNVVRSTGNPILLDNSIKQDAAVLAEVEAWKQNLTSFTAQVVGKTLVFLNASQSACRFHECNLGNLICDAMVDNYTRSFDGQRWSNVSACIMNGGGIRSSIDERIYNGSVTLEDLLTVLPFAGTFDRVLLKGSTLRAAFEHGAHRYGSKAGEFLQVSGLRVVLDVSRPAGRRVRSLSILCTQCRVPRYDPVRDAAVYAVVLPSYLVTGGDGFNVIKNGILEHSIGHLDVLVLSNYMKKKGWLYPAVEGRITVLSRAPAPQATLASLGLLVLFVLSC, via the exons ATGGTTGAGCAGACAGCGAGCCCTGCTGCCGATAGTCTACAGGAACCGCAGGGGGGCAGTGATGCATGCTGG GAAAACGTGGAGCGGAATCTGGATCTGCTCCACGCCTGGAAACAAGCAGATAAAGTTACTTTCTGGGTGAGATGCTGTTTattctctggttctggttctgttgggtccaGCTGGGCTTGGACCTTTGACCCAACATCTGACTCTCAGCAGCATAGAAATGTGTTAACAGATGCTGAAAAAACCCGGGCCGAGACCAGAACCTTTCCCAGGAAGTTGGTCCGGGTTTGGGTCAGAATGTTTCGTGTTGCTGTGAGGTTCGACCGCggcaagaggaagaggaggaggaggaagaggaggaggagcagcagcggATGTAAACAGCTCCGTTTCTTCTCCGGCTCAGTTTTACGCAGCGCGCAGATGGAGCAcaccatcttcctcctcctcctcatcctcctgctCGGAACCGCGGTTCCGTCCGCGGCGGACTGGACTCTGGTTCTGCTCCACACCAACGACGTGCACGCGCGCGTGGAGGAGACCAGCGTGCACTCCATCAAGTGCGGCAGAGAGGAGAAATGCTACGGCGGCGTGGCGCGGAGAGCCACGGAGATCCGCCGGATCCGGAGCGAGGAGCCGAACGTTCTTCTGCTGGACGCCGGGGACCAGTTCCAGGGAACAGTTTGGTTCACTTTGTACAAGGGGGCCGAAGCGGCGCACTTCATGAACCGGCTGGGATACGACGCCATG GTTTTTGGGAACCATGAGTTCGATAACGGCGTCGATGGACTCATGAAGCCGTTCCTGCGGGACATCAACTGCTCCATCCTCAGCGCCAACATCCGACCCGACTCGACTCTGGCCTCCACCTTCGGCGCCGCCTTCCAGCCCTACAAGATCTTTGAGGTCGGAGGTCAGCGGGTCGGTGTTGTAGGATACACGTCACGGGAAACGCCGGCTCTGTCCCAGCCTG GACCTCACCTGGACTTCCTGGAAGAGGTCAGCACCCTGCAGCCCATCGTGGACAAGCTGAAGACGCTGGGGGTCAACAAGATCATCGCTCTGGGTCACTCCGGCATCGCCGTCGACCGCCTAATCGCCAGGAAGGTCCGCGGCGTCGACGTGGTCATCGGCGGACACACCAACACCTTCCTTTACACAG GTCAGCCTCCGTCCCTGGAGAGGCTGGAGGGCGACTATCCGATCATGGAGGTGTCGGACGATGGCCGCCGCGTCCCAGTGGTCCAGGCCTACGCCTTTGGGAAATACCTGGGGTTCCTCAAGGTCACTTTCGACGACGGCGGGAACGTGGTGAGGTCGACTGGGAACCCCATCCTGCTGGACAACAGCATCAAACAAG ACGCGGCGGTTCTGGCCGAGGTGGAGGCCTGGAAGCAGAACCTGACCAGCTTCACGGCCCAGGTCGTGGGGAAGACGCTGGTGTTCCTGAACGCTTCGCAGTCTGCCTGCCGCTTCCATGAGTGCAACCTGGGGAACCTGATCTGCGACGCCATG GTGGACAACTACACCCGGTCCTTCGATGGCCAGCGGTGGAGCAACGTCAGCGCCTGCATCATGAACGGCGGCGGCATCCGCTCCTCTATCGACGAGCGCATCTACAACG GCTCCGTGACGCTGGAGGACCTGCTGACGGTTCTGCCGTTCGCAGGAACCTTTGACCGGGTACTGCTGAAGGGATCCACGCTGCGCGCCGCCTTTGAGCACGGCGCCCATCGCTACGGCAGCAAGGCGGGGGAGTTCCTGCAGGTTTCGG GCCTGCGTGTGGTTCTGGACGTGTCCCGGCCCGCGGGTCGCCGGGTCCGCAGCCTCAGCATCCTGTGCACCCAGTGTCGGGTTCCGCGCTACGACCCGGTCCGGGACGCGGCGGTGTACGCCGTGGTGCTGCCGTCCTACCTGGTGACGGGCGGAGACGGCTTCAACGTCATCAAGAACGGGATTCTGGAGCACAGCATCG GCCATCTGGACGTCTTGGTGCTGTCCAACTACATGAAGAAGAAGGGATGGCTCTATCCGGCCGTGGAGGGACGCATCACGGTCCTCAGCCGGGCCCCCGCCCCGCAGGCCACCCTGGCCTCACTGGGTTTACTGGTTCTGTTCGTGTTGAGCTGCTGA
- the tmem251 gene encoding transmembrane protein 251, whose product MMNFRQRMGWVGVALFLLLSIMAAYLVFEVVSLERVQSDGSLVLPPAVSAHLPPLPVWAWASVFLVPYLQLFLFLFSCTRADPRAVGYCVLPVCIFLLCSRRGAPKPANHRAGLLIHM is encoded by the coding sequence ATGATGAACTTCCGCCAGAGGATGGGCTGGGTGGGCGTGGCTCTCTTCCTGCTGCTCAGCATCATGGCCGCCTACTTGGTGTTTGAGGTGGTCAGTCTGGAGCGCGTGCAGAGCGACGGCTCGTTGGTGCTGCCCCCCGCCGTTTCCGCCCACCTGCCGCCACTTCCTGTGTGGGCGTGGGCCTCCGTCTTCCTGGTGCCGTACCTGcagctcttcctcttcctgttttcgTGCACCAGGGCGGATCCCCGCGCCGTCGGCTACTGCGTGCTTCCTGTCTGCATCTTCCTGCTGTGCAGTCGCCGTGGCGCGCCCaaaccagccaatcacagagccGGATTGCTCATTCACATGTAG